In Candidatus Omnitrophota bacterium, one DNA window encodes the following:
- a CDS encoding divergent polysaccharide deacetylase family protein: MEKDKKYKITIVVLIGIIFMLGISLLTSRQKPKEIAKPKEVKPVVFKGKIAIVIDDWGYNLNNAHILKEFKYPITGAVLPNLAFTKQIAEELNSCGFEVILHLPMQPHEKVRLEKNTIMVNSSKEKILDVLDKDLASIGYAKGVSNHMGSLATEDAKTTEIVMSDLKKRHLYFLDSYVTGKSVCPAMAKKIGLSFAKRDIFLDNIEEAEYIKKQLYKLKIKAMAQGKAIGIGHDRKVTLEVLKASMPEMAKEGFKFVFVSDLKRN; this comes from the coding sequence ATGGAAAAAGATAAAAAATACAAAATTACAATTGTAGTCTTGATTGGTATTATTTTTATGCTGGGTATTTCTTTGTTGACCAGTAGGCAAAAGCCCAAGGAGATTGCTAAGCCTAAAGAAGTAAAACCGGTTGTTTTTAAAGGTAAAATTGCGATTGTAATTGATGATTGGGGTTATAATTTAAATAATGCTCATATTTTGAAAGAATTTAAATATCCTATTACAGGCGCAGTTTTGCCTAATCTTGCTTTTACAAAACAAATAGCCGAAGAATTAAACAGCTGTGGTTTTGAGGTTATTTTGCATCTTCCTATGCAGCCGCATGAAAAGGTTAGGCTTGAGAAAAATACTATAATGGTTAATTCTTCAAAAGAAAAAATCTTGGATGTGCTAGATAAGGATTTAGCAAGCATAGGTTATGCAAAAGGTGTTTCTAATCATATGGGTTCATTAGCTACAGAGGATGCAAAAACAACGGAAATTGTCATGAGCGATTTAAAGAAAAGGCATTTGTATTTTTTGGATAGCTATGTTACAGGAAAATCAGTTTGCCCTGCAATGGCTAAAAAAATTGGTTTGAGCTTTGCTAAGAGGGATATCTTTTTGGATAATATTGAAGAAGCCGAATATATAAAAAAGCAGCTTTATAAACTTAAAATCAAGGCTATGGCGCAAGGAAAAGCAATCGGTATCGGCCATGACCGTAAGGTTACTTTGGAAGTTTTAAAGGCTTCGATGCCTGAGATGGCAAAAGAAGGATTTAAATTTGTTTTTGTTTCGGATTTAAAAAGGAATTAA
- a CDS encoding polymer-forming cytoskeletal protein, whose amino-acid sequence MAFSKKKVEEKTLDVDASMQGSLVFKDPVNLRINGKFEGNLETKGNLTIGNTATVFADIVGDNIIIGGKVKGKIVAKERLTLLPSALVEGDICPAKLNVAEGAILEGKCLMLHDLMNSEELARYLEVDLNSIMEWANSGRMPGSKEGSDWRFERKAIDSWVASGKIEK is encoded by the coding sequence ATGGCGTTTAGTAAAAAGAAAGTTGAAGAAAAGACTTTAGATGTTGATGCTTCTATGCAGGGAAGTTTGGTTTTTAAGGACCCGGTCAACCTGCGCATAAATGGTAAATTTGAAGGAAATTTAGAGACTAAAGGTAATTTGACAATCGGGAATACCGCAACAGTGTTTGCTGATATCGTCGGAGATAATATCATTATTGGAGGCAAAGTTAAAGGAAAGATAGTAGCTAAAGAAAGATTAACGCTTTTGCCTTCCGCTCTTGTTGAAGGAGATATCTGTCCTGCTAAATTGAATGTTGCAGAGGGAGCGATACTCGAAGGTAAATGTTTAATGCTTCATGACCTGATGAATTCGGAAGAATTAGCGCGGTATTTGGAAGTTGACCTTAATTCAATCATGGAGTGGGCTAATTCAGGAAGAATGCCCGGTAGTAAAGAAGGAAGCGACTGGAGATTTGAAAGAAAAGCAATTGACAGTTGGGTTGCTTCGGGAAAAATTGAAAAATAA
- a CDS encoding helix-turn-helix domain-containing protein, producing the protein MAEEKLLTVRDVSLILGVSEKDVMELAEKGSIPAYKIGGVYLRFKREQVTSFQRQGRMHSPKSEKEVEYSFSDKFSDFIYFNDFYILSTLIVLVLLFIIFRG; encoded by the coding sequence ATGGCAGAAGAAAAACTTTTGACTGTAAGAGATGTTTCTTTAATCTTAGGCGTTTCTGAGAAGGATGTAATGGAGTTGGCTGAAAAGGGTTCTATCCCGGCGTATAAAATTGGGGGAGTGTACCTTCGTTTTAAGCGGGAACAAGTAACTTCTTTTCAGAGGCAAGGCCGTATGCATTCGCCAAAGAGCGAAAAAGAGGTAGAATATTCCTTTAGCGATAAATTTAGTGATTTTATTTATTTTAACGATTTTTATATATTATCCACCCTGATAGTTCTTGTTTTGCTTTTTATTATTTTCCGGGGATAA
- a CDS encoding ASKHA domain-containing protein codes for MEKFKVTFYPDNKTVEVEKDKTILSAAISAGVHINSACGGDGVCGRCKVVLKKGNVSTQSSGVLSLEEKRRHIYLACLTTIHSDLEVEVPPESRQSLEKLSPQELEARLKGLYSEAEEIEPIKFILGGELFEHSPLATKAYLELPEPNLEDRVSDLERLYSEIQKKKKLSVSQTGLSNIKQLGELLRDSNWKVTVTLGKRNDSVEIVLIEPGDTSLKNFGLAFDIGTTTISGQLVNLNDKKVLGTKAAYNKQASFGSDVITRIIYAKEEDGLAKLHDAVTDTMNEIITELITEHKIDLNDATCIICAGNTTMIHLLLGVDPTYIRKEPYVPTANFIPTIRAQEAGININPRGLLSCVPGVASYVGGDTTAGVLSSGVYKEKDLSILIDIGTNGEICLGNNDFLVACAASAGPAFEGSGVTCGMRASHGAIQNVTINPKNLEVKVETIADEKPRGICGSGYISAIPQMLKAGIIDKNGRINVSNHKRVRNVEMGKEFILVFKEEANSTQDIVITEADIDNLKRAKAAIYSATSILVKHMGFDFKDVKKIFIAGGFGTSLNIESAVEIGLLPDIDRKRFFFIGNSSLAGSRMMLLSSEAIKIADEIAKKITYFELSVDPCYMDEYMAALFFPHTDLTKFSSVRF; via the coding sequence ATGGAAAAATTTAAAGTTACGTTTTATCCTGATAACAAAACTGTAGAGGTTGAAAAGGACAAAACTATACTTTCAGCGGCAATTTCGGCAGGGGTTCATATTAATTCTGCCTGCGGGGGAGATGGGGTTTGCGGAAGGTGTAAGGTTGTATTAAAGAAAGGCAATGTTTCAACTCAATCTTCCGGAGTCTTAAGCCTTGAAGAAAAAAGAAGGCATATTTATTTGGCTTGCCTAACCACAATCCATAGCGACTTAGAGGTTGAAGTTCCCCCGGAATCACGTCAAAGTTTAGAGAAATTATCTCCTCAAGAATTGGAAGCAAGGCTTAAAGGGCTTTACTCTGAAGCAGAGGAAATTGAGCCGATTAAGTTTATTTTAGGGGGAGAATTATTTGAGCATTCTCCACTTGCGACAAAGGCTTATTTAGAACTTCCTGAGCCAAACTTAGAAGATAGAGTCAGTGACCTGGAAAGGTTGTATAGCGAAATCCAGAAGAAGAAGAAACTGTCCGTTTCTCAAACAGGGCTTTCAAATATTAAACAGCTTGGGGAGCTATTACGTGATTCAAACTGGAAGGTTACTGTAACACTGGGGAAAAGAAATGATTCTGTTGAAATTGTTTTGATTGAGCCGGGGGATACGTCTTTAAAAAATTTTGGCCTTGCTTTTGATATAGGGACAACCACGATTTCCGGGCAACTGGTTAATTTAAACGATAAAAAAGTGTTAGGGACTAAAGCTGCTTATAATAAGCAGGCAAGTTTTGGCTCTGATGTGATTACGCGTATTATTTATGCAAAAGAAGAAGACGGATTGGCAAAATTGCATGATGCTGTTACCGATACAATGAACGAAATTATTACGGAATTAATTACAGAGCATAAAATTGATTTAAATGATGCTACTTGTATAATCTGTGCGGGAAATACCACTATGATCCATCTTTTGTTGGGTGTTGACCCGACTTATATCAGGAAAGAGCCGTATGTTCCTACGGCAAATTTTATTCCAACGATTCGCGCGCAAGAAGCAGGGATTAATATAAATCCAAGAGGTTTATTGTCATGTGTTCCCGGAGTGGCCAGTTACGTCGGAGGAGACACAACTGCAGGTGTTCTTTCAAGTGGAGTTTATAAAGAAAAGGATTTAAGCATCTTGATTGATATCGGCACAAACGGTGAAATCTGCCTGGGTAATAATGATTTCTTGGTTGCTTGCGCTGCTTCTGCGGGGCCTGCGTTTGAAGGAAGCGGAGTAACTTGTGGCATGAGGGCAAGCCATGGCGCAATTCAAAATGTAACAATTAACCCAAAAAATCTTGAGGTAAAAGTTGAGACAATTGCTGATGAAAAACCACGCGGGATTTGTGGCTCGGGGTATATTTCAGCAATTCCTCAGATGCTTAAGGCAGGAATTATTGATAAAAACGGAAGGATTAACGTCAGCAATCATAAGCGCGTTCGTAACGTTGAAATGGGAAAGGAATTTATCCTCGTTTTTAAAGAGGAGGCAAATTCAACGCAGGATATAGTAATCACTGAAGCTGATATTGACAATCTGAAACGTGCTAAAGCTGCGATTTATTCCGCGACATCAATTTTAGTCAAACATATGGGATTTGATTTTAAAGACGTAAAAAAAATCTTTATTGCTGGGGGGTTTGGCACTTCTCTAAATATAGAATCAGCGGTTGAAATTGGCCTATTGCCGGATATTGATAGAAAACGGTTTTTCTTTATCGGGAATAGCTCTTTGGCAGGCTCTCGTATGATGCTCCTTTCCAGTGAAGCAATTAAGATTGCCGATGAGATTGCCAAGAAAATCACTTATTTTGAGTTATCGGTTGATCCGTGTTATATGGATGAATATATGGCAGCATTGTTTTTTCCGCATACGGATTTAACAAAGTTTTCTTCGGTTAGATTTTAG
- the acsC gene encoding acetyl-CoA decarbonylase/synthase complex subunit gamma: MALSGLDIYKLLPKTNCRECGFATCLAFAMQLAKKAVAIEKCPYLSKEAKDALEASAQPPIKLISIGTGETKIDIGNETVMFRHEEKFRNPCGIGFIIEDNIKDDEIKKKLSKIKELAFERVGQQLNVNLIALKQNTDAKRFIDVLKIVTSNINLPLVLMSNDLSALKQALEILKGKNPLIYRAVKGNLSEIGLLAKEYKSALVVSAPNLEEVSVLTQELAKQGISDLVIDTEVKPISEKLWDLTQVRRQALKKSNRSLGYPLLTIVENTDPFEEAMEAATYISKYAGIVLLKGIDSWQTLSLLTLRQNIYTDPQKPLQIEPKLYPIGAANDKSPVLITTNFSLSYYTVLGEVEASKIPSYILSVDTEGMSVLTAWAAEKFTPEKISQSIDKFGVKEAVTHKKIIIPGYVAVLSGELEEACGLNVIVGPKEAAGIPSFLKNL, from the coding sequence ATGGCGCTTTCAGGACTTGACATCTATAAGTTATTACCAAAAACCAATTGCCGTGAATGTGGCTTTGCTACTTGCCTTGCCTTTGCCATGCAGTTGGCAAAGAAAGCTGTGGCGATTGAAAAATGCCCATATTTAAGCAAAGAGGCTAAGGATGCTTTGGAAGCGTCAGCTCAGCCTCCAATAAAATTAATTAGTATTGGAACCGGTGAAACCAAAATAGATATTGGGAATGAAACAGTAATGTTCCGGCACGAAGAGAAGTTCAGGAATCCTTGCGGAATCGGTTTTATTATAGAAGATAACATTAAGGATGATGAGATTAAGAAGAAACTTTCAAAAATCAAAGAGCTTGCGTTTGAAAGGGTCGGACAGCAGTTGAATGTTAATCTTATTGCCCTCAAGCAAAATACCGACGCAAAAAGATTTATTGATGTGTTAAAGATTGTAACAAGCAATATCAATCTTCCTCTTGTATTGATGAGTAATGATTTATCAGCTTTAAAGCAGGCTCTTGAAATTTTAAAAGGGAAGAATCCCTTAATTTACCGTGCGGTTAAAGGCAATCTTTCTGAAATCGGGCTTTTGGCAAAAGAGTATAAATCAGCATTGGTGGTTTCTGCTCCGAATTTAGAAGAGGTGTCTGTTTTAACTCAAGAATTAGCCAAGCAAGGCATTAGCGATTTAGTGATTGATACCGAAGTAAAACCAATTTCAGAAAAATTATGGGACCTTACCCAGGTTAGGAGACAGGCTTTAAAAAAGTCTAATCGTTCTTTGGGCTACCCGCTTTTAACGATTGTTGAGAATACTGACCCATTTGAGGAAGCGATGGAGGCTGCGACTTATATCTCAAAATACGCCGGGATTGTTTTGTTAAAAGGAATTGATTCCTGGCAAACACTTTCTCTCCTGACTTTGCGGCAAAATATCTATACTGACCCGCAAAAGCCTTTACAGATAGAGCCAAAACTTTATCCTATAGGCGCTGCTAATGATAAATCACCTGTGTTGATTACCACTAACTTTTCTCTTAGCTATTATACTGTGCTTGGCGAAGTAGAGGCGAGTAAAATTCCGTCTTATATCTTAAGCGTTGATACTGAAGGCATGTCTGTTTTGACTGCCTGGGCGGCGGAAAAGTTTACGCCAGAGAAGATCAGCCAATCAATTGATAAATTTGGCGTTAAAGAAGCTGTAACCCATAAGAAAATTATCATTCCCGGATATGTTGCTGTTTTAAGCGGAGAATTGGAGGAGGCTTGTGGTTTAAATGTTATCGTTGGCCCCAAGGAAGCAGCTGGAATCCCAAGTTTTCTAAAAAATCTGTAA
- a CDS encoding formylmethanofuran dehydrogenase subunit E family protein — MNNNRITLKEAVKFHGHLGPYLVLGLMAGNIALKKLKCKKYFGLDVLVWGANQRPKSCLIDGLQLSSGATYGKGNIQKIDGKRIRILFKNLDSKRNIEISLKEGLIEQLNKIKGHKVSENFAKELFKSNPLNLFNLTGE, encoded by the coding sequence ATGAACAACAATAGGATAACTCTTAAGGAAGCTGTTAAATTCCATGGCCACTTGGGCCCATATCTTGTTTTAGGGCTTATGGCCGGAAATATTGCGTTAAAGAAATTAAAGTGCAAAAAGTATTTTGGTTTGGATGTTTTGGTTTGGGGGGCAAATCAAAGGCCTAAATCTTGCCTTATTGACGGCTTGCAGCTTTCAAGCGGGGCTACGTATGGCAAAGGAAATATCCAGAAGATTGATGGGAAAAGAATCCGTATTCTATTTAAGAATTTAGATAGTAAGAGAAATATTGAAATAAGTTTAAAGGAAGGCTTGATTGAACAGCTGAATAAAATAAAAGGACACAAGGTTTCTGAGAATTTTGCGAAGGAATTATTTAAATCCAACCCACTAAATTTATTTAATCTAACCGGAGAGTAA
- a CDS encoding MgtC/SapB family protein, whose protein sequence is MLSDYQIILRLLLSVFLGGLIGLERQFKRRNAGLRTHILVTMGSCLIMLTSLYVFDIYKDKADPSRIAAGVITGIGFLGAGTIMRDTEGVRGLTTAASLWVASAIGLAVGVGFIRASFVATVISLIVLFLFRHFEKRVFSEDKHEHNS, encoded by the coding sequence ATGTTATCAGATTATCAGATTATATTGAGGTTGCTTTTATCGGTTTTTCTCGGTGGGCTTATTGGTTTGGAGCGTCAATTTAAGCGTAGAAACGCAGGGCTCAGGACGCATATTTTAGTAACAATGGGCTCTTGTCTTATAATGTTGACATCTTTATATGTTTTTGATATATATAAAGATAAGGCAGACCCTTCCCGTATAGCTGCTGGAGTTATCACTGGTATCGGTTTCTTAGGTGCTGGCACTATAATGAGAGATACAGAGGGTGTCCGTGGATTAACTACGGCGGCAAGTTTATGGGTGGCTTCTGCAATAGGGCTTGCGGTTGGAGTGGGTTTTATTCGCGCAAGTTTTGTGGCTACTGTAATTTCTTTGATAGTGTTATTTTTGTTTAGGCATTTTGAGAAAAGAGTTTTTAGTGAAGATAAACACGAACACAACTCCTAA
- the larB gene encoding nickel pincer cofactor biosynthesis protein LarB, with amino-acid sequence MVSRHGFSDLGFAKVDIDRQKRKGFPEVVYCPGKTKENIKSICKELLKNKQDLLLTRLDKSTFTYLKKSITCLKYDSLAKLGFYNHGKNLKKGLVVVMSAGTSDIPVAQEAVVTLEIMGNLVVRLFDVGVAGVHRLMHHMDVLRKAKVIVIVAGMEGALASLVSGLVSCPVVSVPTSCGYGASFGGLSALLTMLNSCSPGVAVVNIDNGFGAGYLASLINKG; translated from the coding sequence ATGGTTTCTCGGCATGGTTTCTCTGACCTTGGTTTTGCTAAGGTAGATATAGACAGGCAAAAGCGTAAAGGTTTTCCGGAAGTTGTATATTGCCCCGGAAAAACAAAAGAAAATATTAAATCAATCTGTAAGGAACTGCTTAAGAATAAGCAGGACCTTCTTCTTACCAGATTAGATAAAAGCACTTTTACTTATCTTAAGAAATCAATTACCTGCCTTAAGTACGATTCTTTAGCAAAGCTCGGATTTTATAATCATGGTAAGAACTTAAAAAAAGGTTTAGTTGTGGTTATGTCTGCCGGTACATCTGATATTCCAGTAGCTCAAGAGGCAGTTGTTACTTTGGAAATAATGGGTAATCTGGTAGTAAGGCTTTTTGATGTTGGAGTTGCCGGGGTGCATAGATTAATGCACCATATGGATGTTTTACGTAAGGCCAAAGTTATTGTAATTGTAGCAGGGATGGAAGGGGCTTTGGCAAGCTTGGTAAGCGGTTTGGTGAGTTGTCCTGTGGTGAGCGTTCCAACAAGCTGTGGGTATGGAGCAAGTTTTGGTGGCCTGTCAGCACTACTAACAATGTTAAACAGTTGTTCTCCGGGTGTGGCAGTTGTAAATATCGATAATGGTTTTGGTGCCGGTTATCTAGCCAGCCTAATTAATAAAGGATAA
- the tsaD gene encoding tRNA (adenosine(37)-N6)-threonylcarbamoyltransferase complex transferase subunit TsaD, with product MYTLGIESSCDETSVSVVSEGRKILSNIVYSSLKEHKKYGGIVPEIAFRAQLETIAKVANCAIEESGVSLKDIDLISVTNTPGLLGSLLIGITFAKSVSMSLGRPLLGVNHVHSHIYANFLNGENIKLPFIALVVSGGHTSLFYVKDFDKIEILGETQDDACGEAFDKVAKILGLGYPGGPIIEKIAQKGNPKNIKFRCSGTKKPLNFSFSGIKTAVLYYYQKHKDQELDIAASFQETVIDSLISKAFLACKVKKIKTLVIGGGVAANNRLRNKFFESAKAQGVKCFFPPKLLCMDNAAMVAGFGYRLYKKGHKSGLYLNAELN from the coding sequence ATGTATACTTTAGGTATTGAGTCTTCGTGCGATGAAACTTCTGTTTCTGTTGTTTCGGAAGGCAGAAAGATTTTATCTAATATAGTATATTCTAGTTTAAAAGAGCATAAGAAATACGGGGGCATTGTTCCTGAGATTGCTTTTAGGGCGCAACTGGAAACAATTGCTAAAGTCGCCAATTGCGCAATAGAGGAGTCCGGGGTTAGCTTAAAGGATATTGATTTAATAAGCGTAACAAATACTCCAGGGCTTTTAGGTTCGCTTTTAATAGGGATAACCTTTGCAAAGTCAGTTAGTATGAGCCTTGGGAGGCCTTTGCTTGGGGTTAACCATGTGCATAGCCATATCTATGCTAACTTTTTAAATGGGGAAAATATTAAGCTTCCATTTATTGCTTTGGTTGTCTCCGGAGGGCATACCAGCTTATTTTATGTAAAAGATTTTGATAAAATTGAGATTCTAGGAGAAACTCAGGATGATGCCTGTGGAGAGGCTTTTGATAAAGTAGCAAAGATTTTGGGTTTAGGCTATCCCGGGGGGCCGATTATTGAAAAAATTGCGCAAAAGGGAAACCCAAAGAATATTAAATTCCGTTGTTCAGGGACTAAAAAGCCTTTAAATTTTAGTTTTAGCGGGATCAAAACCGCGGTATTGTATTATTATCAGAAACATAAAGATCAAGAATTAGATATTGCCGCGTCTTTTCAGGAAACTGTTATTGATTCATTGATAAGCAAAGCTTTTTTAGCCTGTAAGGTTAAAAAAATAAAAACGCTGGTTATTGGAGGTGGCGTTGCTGCGAATAACCGTCTTAGAAATAAATTCTTTGAGTCGGCGAAGGCACAGGGCGTTAAATGTTTTTTCCCTCCTAAATTGCTTTGTATGGATAATGCGGCTATGGTTGCCGGTTTTGGCTATCGTTTATATAAAAAAGGGCATAAATCTGGTTTATATTTAAACGCAGAACTAAATTAG